Within the Vigna angularis cultivar LongXiaoDou No.4 chromosome 10, ASM1680809v1, whole genome shotgun sequence genome, the region AGGCGTGCGCTTGAGCTGGAGTCACCCTTATCTCGTAACAGTGCCTCCAATACATCTTTCACTGCATCACCTTCGTCATCTGCATCATTATCTATCCTTAGCTTCTTCCTCTCCTCTACTATCTTCCTCACCATCTTCACCATCCTATCTTTCGACTGCACATTCACACACCAGTACATgataacaaaagtaaaaaactttattataaattattttattatatagattACAGATAAGACGCATTTCCTTTAAATTAATGACATGCTAGGTTTATCTATATTACAACATTATGATAGCGTAGTATAAAAAGCTTTTGAGCCGTcatgtaaatatattatttgttctATAAACATAGAacgataacaaaaataatatagttagGCAAAGTTTATGGGACCTTCAAGGATTTATATAGTCTTGTTCCGGGAAATTTGAGGGGTAAGCAAATCAACCCTTTGATGAATTCTGCAAACTCTCTATACAGGAAGTCCAATTCTTCACCAGGACCAACGCTCATCAGAACTTTGACCAAAACAGGAAATGTAATCTGGTGTACGCGCACAAGAAAAAGTTGAGGAAAGTGAAAAAAGTAAGGGGTTGGGAAAGAAGAGCTATATAGAGCGAATAATGAAAGAGAAGAAACCCTTTTGACTTGATCTTGAACGTATATTGGTTGGTGGGAAGTCCAAGATGCCAAGCATTGTTTGACAGTGTGTTCAATGTCTCTGGTGATTCGAGCTTTAAAATGTGGGGATCGGAGGAACCCTGCGATGAGAGTGTGCACTTTCTTATGCATGGTCCCGTTCATTTTGAGTATGGATTGTTCTCCCATCAATTCTCTAATTGATTTTGGATAAGCAGGGACGAAGTTGCCTTGGTGGTTTTGCAGAACCACCTTGTTGACGTCCGGGTCAGTCGATATTATGACATTGCTCCCCAAAATGCATGTCTTGAACACATTCCCGTACCTACACACAATAGAAATTGAGTATATAACATAAACACCTTGTTGCTTTTTCTGAGTTTTATAGCAGTATTTATTAAGGGAAGGCTAAGAATGTATATGTATAGTTGCTGCTCATAGATACAGTGGCACGCAGGGATCAAAATATATCACATTCCCTCCCACACAGTTCAAGAGGCAATCTACTATAGCTAGTTGTAGTTACTGCAGAAGCAGGCTTTTTctgctcttttcttcttccaaaatcTCTTAAGAATGAGACTATGTGAGGGCAACCAGGACCACAATGGAGTGGACATTTACTATTAGATCAGGGAGGTGCATTGATAACACTAATCCAGTTCAATTTTTACTAGTTAGCATAAACAATGAGCAGTCATAACACTATTCCAGTTCAATTTTTAAAACTCAAACTTTCTCCAGTGACTTAAAGCAgttaaatttacataaaaatatgaGCGTGTATCCTCGCCATTATTAGCGAAAATTTCTAGTACGAGAAAGACACAcacaaaatgattaaaaaacGTGTCAATATTTGAACTTaatgtttatttcttttcctGAAAACTTGTTATAGTAGAGAAAATATACAAAACACAACAGACATACTGTAGAGTATTACTTTTTTACTGACACATTTTCTACATTTAAAGGAAACCAAATCCTGTGTTTCGTCCTTAGTTTCATGATCGTTCCAAAGAAAGTAATGCTCAAAACACTGTATTCCATCCACTCTTAACGAACAAAGCTAAATATAGATACATTTCTCGGTAAAAAAAATCGATGCTTAGTCCAGGTGAGTCCGTACACGCCTGCTATACCCCTAGTATCGCTAGTTCATTTACATGAGGGTGCCAACGAAAATCATCACAATATCtttttaaaactgaaaactgcaaactaaatcaattttaaaaaggaGATACAAGTTGCTTAAAACTTCTCTTTTGATAACcgaatttattaagaaaaaaatattgacaaaAGGTTTAAGCTATGACTAAATATTTtgtactattttaaaaaaaataatttaaccctttgatctatattattattattattaagatgagagtatttattaagaaattaaaaatgagaaaaaagaatcgagaaaaagagaaagatcaTTTGCCCTCCTAAAAAAAACGctaattttttttgaagatttgattttttttttaaattggaaaAACCCCTCTCCAATCTCgcacttatttatatttttctaaagcaaatattttgaaaatattctcaAAACCAAATAGATATGAATATTGAATAAgaaattgagagaaaataatacgaaattattttatatgttttaaaacaaaaggtgaaaaaaaaacattttatgtgGCATATTTTCCATATGGATTAGGGGAAAAATCAGTGTGAATGAAGTGAAAtcgaaaatattaattaaggaAAAGAATAGTCCATCACCATCAGTTGAACTAATAGTTCTTAACTAACATGTGGGCCAAGAGGACAAAATTGTGACGAACACATGCGAAGATCGTAAAGGACCTTAGACATCTTAAAAAATTGGGCCTTCACAAGGAATAGACCACTAGAGAGGAACATGATATGGTTCCGGTGGATACCAAAAAGTTTTTGCGGctttgattcattttttttggTTATTTGGTGTATGTGTGTGTACACGATAACATTCCAAAGAACATTCACTTTCGAAAATTGACAAATGAATGAGGATGCATGTTAGATAGACATgcacagaagaagaaaaaggcaTTGGAATTTTGAGAGCATATTAGATAGACATGCATGTCACTGGTGTCGTGGAAAAAAAGCAGAAATAAAACTGATccacatatatatgtatataggCATGTGGTGTGGGGATAGAAGCTTACAAAGACTTTCGTTTTTCGAAGAAGGTGACAGGAGACGAAGTGTAGCCAGAAGCTATGAAATCAAGGGTCTCTCCGAGTAAAGGCCAACCAGAGTTTCCTTTTGGGACTTTGCCTTTTCCCATCGTCTTCTCATCATTCTTCCCATATAGTAGAATCCACCAACTCATCAACAACATGCCCATCACAACACACACACCTATGATCCATTCCATGCTCCCAAAAACTCACCCTGTGATGCAGCTAGATGTGTTATTGCACTTGGTGAAAAGAGAGGGAGAAAGAAAGGTAAAATGTTTGAGTGAAGGAGGAACTTGTtttgagaagaaagaaagagagagagactGAGaagggaagagaagagaagagaagagaagagaagaaagagagatagATAGTGAAAAGTGAAAATTTAGGGCTCAAAAACAATCATTTATTGAGGTGGCCATACTGGGTTCACCTAATGCACCACGCTGGTTTATTCTGTCTTCACTCAATTCAGAGGGATATTACTCTCATGCCATTACTACttacttctctctctctctcctctgtCATCGCTCACTTCCTTAATTATTTCTTCAACAAAACATTAATTGTTCTTCAAAACTTAACaccatttaatatttttttgattaaATATCTTTGTCTAAATTTTAAAGTGtcattaatttagtttttcatttttttaattttgaaaataaaaagttaatgtaGTCTTTTTAGTCATAagtttatttaagattttaaatgtattttttaattaatactaaatatatatatattacgtaAACAGTTTATATATTACCATAAAATAcgttcaaatattaaataaatataataaaatcaaattaaaaaactaaatttacatttttataaaattaagagattaaattaaattaaaattataaaaaaaattaattctaattttcaataaaaaataaaaatgtgtttaaTTAAAT harbors:
- the LOC108335338 gene encoding 3-epi-6-deoxocathasterone 23-monooxygenase CYP90C1; its protein translation is MEWIIGVCVVMGMLLMSWWILLYGKNDEKTMGKGKVPKGNSGWPLLGETLDFIASGYTSSPVTFFEKRKSLYGNVFKTCILGSNVIISTDPDVNKVVLQNHQGNFVPAYPKSIRELMGEQSILKMNGTMHKKVHTLIAGFLRSPHFKARITRDIEHTVKQCLASWTSHQPIYVQDQVKRITFPVLVKVLMSVGPGEELDFLYREFAEFIKGLICLPLKFPGTRLYKSLKSKDRMVKMVRKIVEERKKLRIDNDADDEGDAVKDVLEALLRDKGDSSSSARLSPDMISQNIIEMMIPGEETLPTAMTMALKFLSDSPIALSKLKEENMELKRLKTNCSEDYAWTDYMSLPFTQNVISETLRMANIVNGIWRKSLNDIEIKGYLIPKDWCVMASLTSVHMDEKNYENPFKFDPCRWEKIGAVAGCNSFAPFGGGNRLCPGLELSRLELSIFLHHLVTTYRWVAERDEILYFPTVKMKRKLPICVQPISA